From Chrysiogenes arsenatis DSM 11915, one genomic window encodes:
- a CDS encoding FeoB-associated Cys-rich membrane protein, with the protein MWWEYLVFGAAVVWAVWFLGRKLRGKGKSTCGGGCSCSSNSQQSPCGDQHKDS; encoded by the coding sequence ATGTGGTGGGAATACCTTGTTTTTGGCGCTGCCGTGGTCTGGGCAGTGTGGTTTCTTGGCAGAAAACTGCGCGGGAAGGGGAAAAGCACCTGCGGTGGCGGCTGCTCGTGCTCATCGAATAGTCAGCAATCACCCTGCGGTGATCAACATAAAGATTCATAA
- a CDS encoding DUF4198 domain-containing protein, producing the protein MMKRFLSAACFTALVAATPAWAHFQMMYTPQSALTAGGAMEMKVVFTHPFDAGHTMDMEPVDEFYVIQKRGEEGEAKKVDLKTYLKEITWDSKGSKGKAFEAKLPASVVRSMGDYVFVLVPTPYYEKEDEEYIQQFTKMIVNVGGVPGNWHEPVGLPAEIVPLDKPYANWTGGVFRGVVLSAGEPVPFAELEIEYLNHEPDMKKNAFSPKGKIEAPHPAFEAMGIRANAQGEFTIGLPKAGWWGIAALGVGPVDTYKDKALAQEAVLWVQVTDMK; encoded by the coding sequence ATGATGAAACGTTTCTTGAGTGCCGCATGTTTTACGGCTTTGGTAGCCGCCACTCCCGCATGGGCGCATTTTCAGATGATGTACACACCGCAAAGTGCCCTTACAGCAGGTGGGGCAATGGAGATGAAGGTTGTCTTTACTCACCCGTTTGATGCCGGTCACACGATGGACATGGAGCCTGTCGACGAGTTCTATGTTATCCAAAAGCGTGGCGAAGAAGGGGAAGCGAAAAAAGTCGACCTGAAAACGTATCTCAAGGAAATCACCTGGGATAGTAAAGGGAGCAAAGGGAAAGCCTTTGAAGCCAAACTGCCTGCGAGCGTTGTCCGCTCCATGGGCGACTATGTCTTTGTTCTCGTGCCAACGCCGTACTATGAAAAAGAAGATGAAGAGTACATTCAGCAATTTACCAAGATGATCGTCAACGTCGGCGGCGTTCCCGGCAACTGGCATGAGCCAGTTGGTCTGCCTGCCGAAATTGTCCCTTTGGATAAACCATACGCTAACTGGACGGGTGGCGTGTTTCGTGGTGTCGTGCTTTCGGCTGGCGAGCCCGTGCCATTCGCCGAGCTGGAAATTGAATATTTGAACCACGAGCCCGATATGAAAAAGAACGCTTTCAGCCCAAAAGGGAAAATCGAAGCGCCTCACCCTGCTTTTGAAGCCATGGGAATCCGTGCCAACGCGCAGGGTGAATTTACAATCGGTCTACCAAAGGCTGGCTGGTGGGGAATTGCCGCGTTGGGTGTCGGACCCGTGGATACGTACAAAGATAAAGCGCTCGCCCAAGAAGCGGTACTTTGGGTTCAAGTCACTGATATGAAGTAA
- a CDS encoding ABC transporter ATP-binding protein: MPELAIEVSQLCHTYGSRTIYHDLSFRVEAGKIFGLLGRNGVGKSTLINILMGFLRPAAGTCKVLGEDSHAISPQTRRKIGLLFEGHLTYDFLTITQVERYYRSFYTDWDQSAFYDLIDLLDLSRNHKIAHMSCGQRSQVVLGLIFAQQPELLILDDYSLGLDAGYRRLFLEYLDEYIATKQRTAFLTSHVMQDMERLVDEVLFLDRGGKCIQTDLQSFLEQFRCYRLPGRFSSQPAKDDVIYSSHKSLHGLTFFSYAGLEQMERHLTHHHPALVADATGSLKPQTINLEDAFIGLMGRY; the protein is encoded by the coding sequence ATGCCAGAACTTGCGATTGAGGTCTCTCAGCTTTGCCATACATACGGGAGCCGCACGATTTACCATGATTTGAGTTTTCGCGTTGAAGCAGGGAAAATATTCGGCTTACTGGGGCGCAATGGTGTTGGAAAGTCAACACTTATCAATATTCTCATGGGTTTTTTACGCCCGGCGGCGGGGACCTGTAAGGTGCTCGGCGAAGATTCTCACGCCATCTCACCGCAAACACGGCGCAAGATTGGCTTATTGTTTGAAGGGCATTTAACGTACGATTTCCTGACAATTACACAGGTAGAACGCTACTACCGATCATTTTATACCGATTGGGATCAATCCGCTTTTTATGATCTTATTGATCTGCTCGATCTCTCGCGCAATCACAAAATTGCCCATATGTCTTGCGGGCAACGCTCCCAAGTGGTGCTCGGACTTATTTTTGCGCAGCAGCCAGAACTGCTTATTCTGGATGACTATTCTTTGGGTCTGGATGCGGGGTATCGCCGGCTTTTTCTTGAATATCTTGATGAGTATATTGCGACAAAGCAGCGCACCGCGTTCCTGACGTCGCATGTTATGCAGGATATGGAGCGCCTTGTTGATGAAGTGCTTTTTCTGGATCGCGGCGGGAAATGCATTCAGACCGATCTGCAATCGTTTTTGGAACAATTCCGCTGTTATCGCCTGCCCGGACGTTTTTCATCCCAGCCTGCAAAAGATGACGTGATTTACAGCAGCCACAAAAGCCTCCACGGCTTGACCTTTTTCAGTTATGCCGGACTGGAGCAGATGGAACGACATCTGACACACCACCACCCTGCTCTGGTTGCTGACGCAACGGGGTCGTTAAAACCGCAAACAATCAATCTTGAAGACGCCTTTATCGGCCTGATGGGACGTTACTGA
- a CDS encoding DUF4857 domain-containing protein, translating to MNFIGTICRKEWHKLKFLLIGLLLVESVVLIFYGSRVADSFHNIEPESMRWYQALHLGVPFFAEIAWLPLLIGTTIGFWQFLGEMRERRFRIALHFPVPHWRMLKGMLCAGLLLMTPLLTLFLLATYGILAPYYPYEAWILAMESGLVWVAGGVAAYVSLAALMLEPYWKRKCLLGVLFAGWVALFFWSHLPGAYREVGGYLALSLPLVSLLVFASLERFKSGGGNTVSGRFVLGLLTVFIVALYIPLIGEKTTANERPQVYLFYSPVSENFVYQESHGGHNFTYGDSDGVRFDQAEFERRLPFVYWKNLDIQGKLPLTLGDQVFDRNALRDARLSLKLSPEDLPENRIEPGLYPLFNPQSHIGTIPFPETMFRINRSGMEFVDGETMQIDIEPSRSFAAALAEAGFTFPADLIAGKTTNLKPFDEGYFVRDASGKFFHLKQMDSQPIIRRVPTLDFVDTRTIIVSENRKNAFYGLVLSRSGELSLLGTDKYHIIPLPAPEYNPDTMTVQLFEDPLGAIVRYHNDQMAYIVRLDKEYRAIAHYSHPLPPQKQFTFGLRFSDAGHSPLLRLSWNFGGRTHE from the coding sequence ATGAATTTCATTGGAACTATTTGTCGCAAGGAATGGCATAAACTTAAATTTCTGCTGATCGGTCTGCTGCTGGTGGAAAGTGTGGTGCTGATCTTTTACGGGAGTCGGGTTGCCGATTCATTCCACAACATAGAGCCGGAAAGCATGCGTTGGTATCAGGCGCTCCATCTTGGCGTCCCTTTTTTTGCCGAAATAGCCTGGCTGCCGCTCTTGATTGGCACCACCATCGGGTTCTGGCAGTTTTTGGGCGAAATGCGTGAGCGGCGTTTCCGCATCGCACTGCATTTTCCCGTACCGCACTGGCGTATGCTCAAAGGGATGCTTTGTGCCGGTTTGCTGCTGATGACTCCTTTGCTGACACTCTTCTTGCTGGCCACGTATGGCATTCTTGCCCCGTATTATCCCTATGAGGCGTGGATATTGGCAATGGAAAGTGGCTTGGTATGGGTTGCCGGGGGTGTGGCCGCGTACGTGAGCCTTGCCGCACTCATGCTAGAGCCTTACTGGAAAAGAAAATGTCTTCTCGGTGTACTCTTCGCTGGTTGGGTGGCACTGTTTTTTTGGAGCCACCTTCCCGGAGCATACCGTGAAGTTGGTGGATACCTCGCTCTTTCCCTTCCGTTGGTATCCCTTCTTGTGTTCGCTTCCTTAGAAAGGTTTAAATCAGGGGGTGGCAATACCGTGTCTGGCCGATTCGTGCTCGGGTTGCTGACGGTTTTTATCGTTGCGCTCTACATTCCGCTGATTGGAGAAAAAACTACGGCCAACGAACGTCCACAAGTGTACCTCTTCTACAGCCCCGTTTCGGAAAATTTTGTATATCAGGAAAGTCATGGTGGGCACAATTTCACGTATGGTGATTCGGATGGGGTACGTTTTGATCAGGCCGAGTTTGAACGTCGTCTGCCGTTTGTGTATTGGAAAAATCTCGATATCCAAGGAAAATTACCCCTCACGCTGGGTGATCAGGTGTTCGACAGGAATGCTCTGCGCGATGCCCGCCTGAGCCTGAAGCTTTCTCCGGAAGATCTGCCGGAAAACCGCATTGAACCGGGGCTCTACCCGCTTTTCAATCCCCAAAGCCATATTGGGACGATCCCTTTTCCAGAAACGATGTTTCGCATCAACCGTAGCGGGATGGAGTTTGTAGATGGCGAAACCATGCAAATTGATATCGAGCCAAGCCGTTCTTTTGCCGCAGCATTGGCGGAGGCAGGTTTTACCTTCCCTGCCGATTTGATTGCTGGCAAAACAACCAACCTCAAACCCTTTGACGAAGGGTATTTTGTGCGCGACGCCAGCGGTAAGTTTTTCCATCTGAAACAAATGGATTCACAACCTATCATTCGACGTGTGCCGACTTTGGATTTCGTTGATACACGAACCATCATCGTGTCTGAAAATCGGAAAAATGCCTTTTACGGGCTAGTATTAAGCCGCTCTGGTGAATTATCGCTCTTAGGAACCGATAAGTACCACATTATTCCGCTTCCTGCGCCGGAGTATAATCCCGATACCATGACAGTACAGCTTTTTGAGGATCCCTTAGGCGCCATCGTGCGTTACCATAACGACCAGATGGCATATATCGTCCGTTTGGACAAGGAGTATCGCGCCATCGCACACTATTCGCATCCCTTGCCGCCCCAAAAGCAATTCACTTTCGGACTCCGTTTTTCTGACGCGGGACATAGCCCCTTGCTGCGCTTATCATGGAACTTTGGCGGACGCACTCACGAGTAG
- a CDS encoding PLP-dependent aminotransferase family protein translates to MDTVAAICTSSAKVKTNEMEIFQMICVSNDSKMPLYQQVYEQIKQEISNGTLKVGSRLISTRSLAKNLCVARNTVENAYAQLCLEGYLLSKPGSGFVVQDIFSDSLDFIKSVDHTINVKFDPKPPQNSQTEYLYDFQYANLDHMLFPSTLWRRLTAEALSSYDSREICNYSDKQGDLNLRSEIVKYLRGSRGVRCAPEQIVLCCGTQYALDVICSLFPVGSEIAVEEPGYDGAKIVFHKNKFTILPVSVGSDGINMKELEISSAKLAYITPSHQFPTGTVMPVQQRIELLDWAERRNGTIIEDDYDSELRYHTKPVPSLQSIDNHGTVIYMGTFSKSLSPGLRLSYLVLPERLLRKYHEVYEGYYSTVPWLNQKITTLYMSRGHWDRHLRKVCLEYKKRHDVLVRSINELMGNRVRIRGNNAGLHFILEFVQGESRDLMIEKAQKHGVRVYSTIQYWHEKEKSQDNCVFIGFSKMSESMIREGIALLTKAWFDSGVGK, encoded by the coding sequence ATGGATACAGTTGCTGCGATCTGCACCTCTTCCGCAAAAGTTAAAACAAACGAAATGGAGATTTTCCAAATGATCTGTGTAAGCAATGATTCAAAAATGCCCCTCTATCAGCAAGTCTATGAGCAGATAAAGCAAGAAATTAGTAATGGAACGCTGAAGGTTGGTTCCCGGCTCATATCCACAAGGTCATTGGCTAAAAACCTCTGTGTTGCGCGAAACACAGTCGAAAATGCGTATGCTCAGCTTTGTCTTGAAGGTTATCTCTTGAGCAAGCCCGGATCAGGTTTTGTGGTACAAGACATTTTCAGCGACTCCTTAGATTTTATCAAATCAGTCGATCACACTATCAATGTGAAATTTGATCCGAAACCACCTCAAAATTCCCAAACGGAATATTTGTATGATTTTCAGTACGCAAATCTTGACCATATGTTATTTCCCTCCACGCTTTGGCGTCGACTTACCGCAGAAGCGCTCTCCTCCTATGATTCTCGAGAAATATGCAATTACAGCGATAAGCAGGGAGATCTGAACCTGAGGTCAGAAATCGTGAAGTATTTGCGGGGATCGAGAGGGGTTCGATGTGCTCCTGAACAGATAGTCCTGTGTTGCGGAACTCAATATGCCTTGGATGTAATCTGCAGCCTTTTTCCTGTTGGAAGCGAGATCGCAGTAGAAGAGCCTGGATACGATGGCGCTAAAATTGTATTCCATAAAAACAAGTTTACAATACTGCCTGTTTCCGTTGGTTCTGATGGAATCAATATGAAAGAGTTGGAGATTTCATCAGCTAAACTGGCATATATAACACCATCTCATCAATTCCCGACCGGGACTGTGATGCCTGTCCAGCAACGCATTGAGCTGCTGGATTGGGCCGAGCGGAGAAATGGTACGATCATAGAAGACGATTATGACAGTGAATTGAGATATCACACAAAGCCTGTCCCATCGCTGCAATCCATCGACAATCATGGAACTGTTATTTACATGGGAACATTCTCAAAATCGCTATCTCCCGGGCTTCGTTTAAGTTACCTTGTCTTACCGGAGAGACTTTTACGTAAATATCATGAAGTGTATGAGGGATACTACTCTACAGTGCCATGGCTGAATCAGAAAATAACAACTCTTTACATGTCACGAGGGCACTGGGACAGGCATTTACGAAAGGTTTGTCTCGAATATAAAAAGAGGCACGATGTCCTTGTTCGCTCAATCAATGAGCTGATGGGTAACCGTGTACGCATCCGTGGCAATAATGCCGGCCTCCATTTCATTCTTGAATTCGTTCAAGGAGAATCTCGAGATCTCATGATTGAAAAGGCTCAAAAACATGGGGTAAGGGTCTATTCGACAATACAATATTGGCACGAAAAAGAAAAATCTCAGGACAACTGCGTCTTTATAGGTTTCAGCAAAATGTCTGAAAGTATGATTCGTGAAGGGATCGCATTGTTAACCAAAGCATGGTTTGACTCGGGGGTGGGGAAGTAG
- a CDS encoding pyridoxamine 5'-phosphate oxidase family protein has translation MRRKYAEVTDVNEIIKILSATNVGRMATVDEQGYPYITPLNFVFHEGCVYFHCALTGEKLDNLIRNSKVCFEVDLPLAYLKVDFTPEKDPCCTHQYYHCVIIRGHARVIHDDRIKTTALNALMEKHEGNNEFPPITSESAKFKMCSVVEIKPAIMTAKSDIAQNKSQQDHRYIAECLVGRGLPGDIEAVRYMGYSLERDEVGTWRINR, from the coding sequence ATGAGACGAAAATATGCCGAGGTTACCGATGTGAATGAGATCATAAAAATTCTGTCAGCAACGAATGTGGGGAGGATGGCTACCGTGGATGAGCAGGGGTATCCGTACATCACTCCTTTGAATTTCGTTTTTCATGAGGGATGCGTGTACTTTCATTGTGCGCTCACAGGAGAGAAACTTGACAATCTAATCCGGAATTCCAAGGTATGTTTTGAGGTGGATCTGCCGTTGGCGTACCTGAAGGTCGATTTCACGCCGGAGAAGGATCCCTGTTGCACGCACCAGTACTACCACTGCGTTATCATCCGGGGGCACGCCAGGGTTATCCATGACGACCGGATCAAGACAACCGCGTTGAATGCTTTGATGGAAAAACATGAAGGGAATAACGAATTTCCCCCGATCACATCGGAGAGTGCAAAATTCAAGATGTGCAGTGTTGTCGAAATAAAGCCGGCAATAATGACAGCGAAATCCGATATAGCCCAGAATAAATCCCAACAGGATCACCGTTACATTGCTGAATGTCTCGTCGGGCGTGGTCTTCCCGGAGACATCGAAGCCGTGCGGTATATGGGTTATTCGCTGGAAAGGGACGAGGTGGGCACCTGGCGAATCAACCGATGA
- a CDS encoding EVE domain-containing protein, with translation MNYWILKSEPEAFSIDDLRNRPHQTEPWDGVRNYQARNFLRDGMQVGDQAFFYHSNCAVPGIVGVMEVVRAGYPDPSAFDPRSKYFDPRCDPAKPVWFVVDVCYVRHTRRVIALAELKAHEALQDMALVRKGNRLSVLPLTEQHWQTILAME, from the coding sequence ATGAACTACTGGATACTGAAGTCGGAACCGGAGGCGTTTAGTATAGATGACTTAAGAAACCGTCCGCACCAGACAGAACCGTGGGATGGAGTGCGCAATTATCAGGCACGGAACTTTCTGCGCGACGGTATGCAGGTCGGCGATCAGGCGTTTTTTTACCACTCCAACTGTGCTGTGCCGGGTATTGTCGGGGTGATGGAAGTGGTGCGGGCTGGCTATCCTGACCCATCGGCGTTTGATCCGCGCAGCAAGTATTTTGATCCGCGCTGTGATCCGGCAAAGCCGGTGTGGTTTGTGGTGGATGTCTGCTATGTGCGCCACACGCGACGAGTGATTGCGCTCGCCGAGCTGAAGGCACACGAGGCGTTGCAGGATATGGCGCTGGTGCGCAAAGGCAATCGCCTGTCAGTGTTGCCGCTCACGGAACAGCACTGGCAGACGATTCTTGCGATGGAGTAA
- a CDS encoding type II toxin-antitoxin system CcdA family antitoxin — protein sequence MRTSGVIRNSRKAANLSLDSDILQLAKKLEINISRAAQRGIEIAIAERQAELWYEENQDALESSNKYVAEHGIPLAEYRNF from the coding sequence ATGCGAACGTCAGGTGTCATCCGTAACTCTCGCAAAGCTGCCAATCTTTCGCTGGATAGCGATATCTTGCAACTAGCGAAAAAACTTGAAATAAACATTTCGCGGGCAGCACAGCGCGGCATTGAGATTGCCATCGCGGAGCGTCAGGCGGAACTTTGGTATGAAGAAAATCAAGACGCGCTTGAAAGCTCTAACAAGTATGTAGCGGAGCACGGCATTCCTCTTGCCGAGTACCGGAACTTCTGA